Proteins found in one Bremerella volcania genomic segment:
- the lspA gene encoding signal peptidase II, which yields MPARETKKAADSLGAVPFSRYVLFFTLAIVGCGIDLWSKWAVFAWLGMPGQNRYYWFIEPYVGFQTSLNEGALFGLGQGYTPVFAVFSVVAALGILFWLFVAKAAHDAILTTALGLITGGIFGNLYDRLGIWGQPAVRDFILFRYNDHYVWPNFNIADALLVCGAILMLWHSVFVSTASKNDAAPSDPT from the coding sequence GTGCCAGCGCGCGAGACCAAGAAAGCCGCGGATAGCCTGGGTGCTGTTCCCTTCAGCCGTTACGTACTTTTCTTTACGTTGGCCATCGTGGGATGTGGTATCGACCTGTGGAGCAAGTGGGCTGTGTTCGCCTGGCTCGGCATGCCCGGCCAGAATCGCTATTACTGGTTCATCGAACCCTACGTCGGATTTCAAACATCCCTTAATGAGGGAGCGCTATTTGGACTAGGGCAAGGGTACACTCCGGTATTTGCCGTGTTCTCCGTCGTCGCTGCGTTGGGCATTTTGTTCTGGCTATTCGTGGCCAAAGCCGCCCATGACGCGATCCTGACGACCGCGCTGGGGCTGATCACCGGCGGCATCTTTGGCAACCTGTACGATCGCCTGGGGATCTGGGGACAGCCAGCAGTGCGTGACTTCATTCTCTTCCGCTACAACGACCATTACGTTTGGCCAAACTTCAATATCGCGGATGCTCTGTTGGTGTGCGGCGCGATCTTGATGCTGTGGCACTCCGTATTCGTTAGTACTGCATCTAAAAACGACGCTGCCCCTAGCGATCCTACCTAG
- the hisN gene encoding histidinol-phosphatase: MSMNNSHSDLEKRLETARRLARVAGKSTLEHFQRADLSFEKKEDASPVTVADQNAEKIIRKGLKDEFPDDGIIGEEFGSEEGSTGYNWIVDPIDGTKAFIAGVPLFGTMIGVEKDGKSRLGVVYIPGLDEMISASEGQGAWYERPHHDPIRAQVNKTPKLADGVMVTSQVSTFNKRNATQGFLELEERSFVTRTWGDCYGYMLVATGRAVCMIDPMMSIWDAAALQPIMEEAGGTFTSWTGESTIYSGDGIGTNGLVLEEILEVCRKYPMPQ, translated from the coding sequence ATGTCCATGAACAACTCACACAGCGATCTTGAAAAGCGTTTGGAAACAGCACGCCGTCTGGCTCGTGTGGCCGGGAAAAGCACGTTGGAGCACTTCCAACGTGCTGATCTTTCTTTCGAAAAGAAGGAAGATGCTTCCCCGGTTACCGTTGCCGACCAGAATGCGGAAAAGATTATCCGTAAAGGCCTTAAGGACGAATTCCCCGACGATGGAATCATTGGCGAGGAGTTCGGTAGCGAAGAAGGCTCGACCGGATACAACTGGATCGTCGATCCGATCGACGGTACCAAGGCTTTTATCGCCGGCGTGCCCCTTTTCGGAACCATGATCGGGGTCGAAAAGGACGGAAAGTCTCGCCTGGGGGTCGTTTACATTCCCGGGCTCGACGAAATGATCTCGGCCTCGGAAGGTCAGGGAGCGTGGTACGAACGCCCGCACCACGACCCCATTCGTGCTCAGGTCAACAAGACTCCCAAGCTGGCCGACGGGGTGATGGTGACCAGCCAGGTAAGCACTTTCAACAAACGAAATGCGACCCAGGGCTTCCTAGAGCTTGAGGAAAGGTCTTTTGTGACCAGGACTTGGGGCGATTGCTACGGCTACATGCTCGTCGCCACCGGGCGTGCGGTCTGCATGATCGACCCGATGATGAGCATCTGGGACGCAGCCGCTTTGCAGCCAATCATGGAGGAAGCTGGCGGGACGTTCACCAGCTGGACCGGCGAATCAACCATCTACAGCGGTGACGGGATTGGGACCAACGGCCTGGTACTCGAGGAAATCCTGGAAGTTTGCCGTAAATATCCGATGCCGCAGTAG
- the gatC gene encoding Asp-tRNA(Asn)/Glu-tRNA(Gln) amidotransferase subunit GatC, producing MSSLTREEVEKVSLLARLRLSEEELSTMTEQMSQIVSYVELLEEVNTDDVEPMAHAVEQHNIFAEDAEHESLPRDAALANAPKRDDECFRVPAVLGD from the coding sequence ATGTCCTCGTTGACCCGAGAAGAAGTCGAAAAGGTTTCGCTGCTGGCACGTTTGCGTCTGTCGGAAGAAGAACTCTCGACGATGACCGAGCAAATGAGCCAGATCGTCAGCTACGTCGAGCTTCTTGAAGAAGTCAACACCGACGACGTCGAGCCGATGGCTCACGCGGTCGAACAGCACAATATCTTTGCCGAAGATGCCGAGCACGAGTCGCTGCCACGCGACGCTGCGTTGGCCAATGCCCCGAAGCGGGACGACGAGTGCTTCCGCGTTCCAGCCGTTTTGGGCGACTAG
- the gatA gene encoding Asp-tRNA(Asn)/Glu-tRNA(Gln) amidotransferase subunit GatA: MALYEASATQLLSQLESGEVTSVEVTQACLDRIREHDGAVGAFLKVMDEKALAKAAEVDRKRKAGEDLGLLAGVPVAVKDLLCTEGEVTTCASKMLENFVPPYSSTVIKKLEAADAVIVGKTNMDEFAMGGSTENSALGKTRNPWNTDLVPGGSSGGAAACLAAQMVPLSIGTDTGGSIRQPASFCGVVGLKPTYGRVSRFGLIAFASSLDQIGPMARTAEDTALFLEAMAGHDPQDSTSANVACPLFSKTVDQPLEGLRIGLVKEHFGEGLDSEVEKSVREAVAVYEKLGAKVVDISLPHNKYGIATYYIIAPSEASSNLARFDGAHYGHRCDEATMLEELQKEKEAFEAAGDELGLKRMDTPLIRMYRQSRAEGFGPEVKRRIMLGTYTLSAGYYDAFYLKALKVRRLIREDYDKAFKAVDVIVGPTAPNPAFAAGSKTNDPLAMYLEDLYTVTANLAGIPAISIPCGMTSGGLPVGLHMQAPALEEDRLLRAAYMFQKETAWHAKTPSL; the protein is encoded by the coding sequence ATGGCTTTGTACGAAGCGTCCGCCACCCAGTTGTTGTCTCAGCTTGAATCAGGCGAAGTCACCTCGGTCGAGGTCACCCAGGCCTGTCTCGATCGAATCCGCGAGCATGATGGCGCCGTGGGGGCGTTTCTGAAGGTGATGGACGAGAAGGCGCTGGCCAAAGCTGCCGAGGTCGATCGCAAGCGGAAAGCGGGCGAAGATCTGGGCCTCTTGGCGGGAGTGCCGGTCGCTGTGAAGGACCTGCTGTGTACCGAAGGGGAAGTCACTACGTGTGCTTCCAAGATGCTCGAGAACTTCGTCCCGCCGTACAGCAGCACGGTGATCAAGAAGCTGGAAGCGGCCGACGCCGTCATCGTGGGCAAGACCAACATGGACGAGTTCGCCATGGGTGGTTCGACCGAGAACTCGGCCCTCGGCAAGACACGCAATCCTTGGAACACCGACCTGGTCCCAGGCGGCTCCTCGGGCGGTGCGGCTGCTTGCCTGGCAGCCCAGATGGTGCCCCTTTCGATCGGTACCGACACGGGTGGTTCGATTCGCCAGCCTGCTTCGTTCTGCGGGGTCGTCGGGCTGAAACCAACCTACGGCCGTGTTAGTCGTTTTGGTCTCATCGCGTTTGCCAGCAGCCTGGATCAGATTGGCCCGATGGCGCGCACGGCGGAAGACACGGCGCTCTTCCTGGAAGCGATGGCCGGTCACGATCCGCAAGATTCGACTTCGGCCAACGTTGCCTGTCCGCTGTTCAGCAAGACGGTCGACCAGCCGCTGGAAGGTTTGCGGATTGGCCTGGTGAAAGAACACTTCGGCGAAGGTCTCGACAGTGAAGTCGAGAAGTCCGTGCGAGAGGCCGTAGCCGTTTACGAGAAACTCGGCGCAAAGGTCGTCGACATTTCGTTGCCGCATAACAAGTACGGCATCGCGACCTACTACATCATTGCCCCGAGTGAGGCATCCAGTAACCTGGCCCGCTTCGATGGTGCCCACTACGGCCATCGCTGTGATGAAGCCACGATGCTTGAGGAGCTACAGAAGGAAAAAGAAGCCTTCGAAGCCGCCGGCGATGAACTGGGGTTGAAGCGGATGGATACGCCGCTGATTCGCATGTATCGTCAGAGCCGGGCCGAAGGGTTCGGTCCCGAAGTGAAGCGGCGAATCATGCTCGGTACCTACACGCTCAGTGCCGGGTACTACGATGCGTTCTACCTCAAGGCATTGAAGGTTCGTCGTTTAATTCGCGAAGACTACGACAAGGCATTCAAGGCCGTCGACGTGATCGTTGGTCCGACCGCCCCGAACCCAGCGTTCGCCGCCGGCTCGAAGACCAATGATCCGCTGGCCATGTACCTGGAAGACTTGTACACGGTGACCGCGAACCTGGCTGGCATCCCGGCCATTTCGATCCCGTGCGGAATGACCAGCGGCGGCCTCCCGGTCGGTCTGCACATGCAGGCCCCGGCCTTGGAAGAAGACCGCCTATTGCGAGCCGCCTACATGTTCCAAAAAGAAACCGCCTGGCACGCGAAGACACCGAGTTTGTAA
- a CDS encoding RrF2 family transcriptional regulator — protein sequence MKLSRTVAYALQATMQLAVSDSDTPVPCSQIASKGDMPERFLLQVLRSLVNHGVLRSTRGVDGGYMLIRSPDEISLLDVIEAIEGPLDSKLPLPAAPEDFTQQNLQKALQEVTATARKQLDSIKISQLIQAPAAEADDEVSSDADVSLTPSHTRALSGAMPEATTRAHSA from the coding sequence ATGAAACTTTCGCGAACCGTCGCCTATGCATTGCAAGCGACCATGCAGTTAGCCGTGTCCGATTCAGACACGCCAGTTCCATGCAGCCAGATTGCATCCAAAGGGGACATGCCAGAGCGGTTTTTGCTTCAAGTCCTACGCAGTTTGGTCAATCACGGGGTGCTGCGCAGCACGCGCGGCGTTGATGGGGGATACATGTTGATTCGATCCCCTGACGAGATTTCACTCCTTGACGTCATCGAGGCGATCGAAGGTCCTTTGGATTCAAAGCTGCCGCTTCCGGCAGCCCCAGAGGACTTCACCCAGCAGAACCTGCAAAAGGCTTTGCAAGAGGTCACCGCGACGGCACGCAAGCAGCTGGATTCGATCAAGATTTCACAGCTAATCCAGGCACCGGCTGCGGAAGCGGATGACGAAGTGTCGTCGGATGCTGACGTGTCGCTCACGCCATCGCACACGCGAGCATTGAGCGGAGCCATGCCAGAAGCAACAACACGCGCCCATTCGGCTTGA
- a CDS encoding TraR/DksA family transcriptional regulator: protein MGNTRSSKGAYSKSEAEPYLEKLKLLRARMVGDTNYLADSALKRTRSDAAGDLSKMPIHMADIGSDNYEQEFSLNLLAAEQVTLAEIDSALARIESGEYGACVECGQRIKKSRLNAIPFTHYCIDCASARDQESRG, encoded by the coding sequence ATGGGAAATACACGCAGTAGCAAAGGAGCTTACTCGAAGAGCGAGGCCGAGCCCTATCTGGAAAAGCTAAAGCTATTGCGAGCGCGGATGGTCGGCGATACGAACTATCTCGCGGATTCTGCTCTGAAACGCACGCGAAGCGACGCGGCCGGCGATCTCTCGAAAATGCCCATTCACATGGCGGATATCGGGTCGGACAATTACGAGCAAGAGTTCTCTTTAAATCTCTTGGCGGCCGAGCAGGTAACCTTGGCGGAGATCGATTCTGCCCTGGCCAGAATTGAATCAGGCGAGTATGGTGCTTGCGTCGAGTGTGGACAACGCATCAAAAAGTCGCGACTCAATGCCATCCCCTTCACCCACTACTGTATCGACTGTGCCAGCGCGCGAGACCAAGAAAGCCGCGGATAG
- the rpmB gene encoding 50S ribosomal protein L28 has product MANVCEICGKGHSMGNKVTLRGKAKYLGGVGTKITGITRRKFKPNLQTAKAVMPNGEHKKLKVCTQCIRSGYVKKVVRHRPFKLPSEERGR; this is encoded by the coding sequence ATGGCCAACGTGTGTGAAATTTGTGGCAAGGGCCACAGCATGGGCAATAAGGTTACCCTCCGTGGTAAGGCGAAGTACCTGGGCGGTGTCGGTACCAAGATCACGGGCATCACGCGTCGTAAGTTCAAGCCGAACTTGCAAACCGCCAAAGCCGTTATGCCCAATGGCGAACACAAGAAGCTGAAGGTTTGCACCCAGTGCATCCGTAGCGGCTACGTGAAGAAGGTCGTGCGTCATCGCCCCTTCAAGCTCCCTTCGGAAGAGCGCGGCCGCTAA